taacAAATTTACCGATAAATTAATTTCCGTGATTTTGTTGCTGCCCATCCTATATTTTCGTGATCACTTATAAAAATGCAGAAGCTGCAGCAGCGGTCAAGCTGCGCCGCGCACTCTAGAAATTCACAACACATTGTTAGGGTTTGACTTCAATAGTTTCTCTCTCCTCTCTGCCACTCTCACTCATCAATTCATGGCAACACAACAACCCATCCTCGCCgttgatcaaaaagaagaagaaaccatCGAATTCAAATGGTTAAAAATGCGTGGAAAAGGCGGCAAAAGGAGAGACACACAGTTCTACGAATCGTTCACTTTCGACGGCACCAATTACGAGCTATTCGATGTCGTTTATCTTCAAAATGGATCTGCTCCTCACTCCGAACCTCATATTGGAAAAATCATCAAGATATGGGAGACTCCTACTCGTGAAAAGACTAAGAAAATTAAGATTCAATGGTTCTTTCGTCCTCGTGAGATTTCCAAGTTTTTGAGTGGGATTGAGATTTATTATAATGAATTGTTTTTTGCTGTTGGTGAAGGCACTGGACTTACCAATATCAATCCTTTGg
The genomic region above belongs to Cicer arietinum cultivar CDC Frontier isolate Library 1 chromosome 4, Cicar.CDCFrontier_v2.0, whole genome shotgun sequence and contains:
- the LOC101503071 gene encoding protein ANTI-SILENCING 1-like: MATQQPILAVDQKEEETIEFKWLKMRGKGGKRRDTQFYESFTFDGTNYELFDVVYLQNGSAPHSEPHIGKIIKIWETPTREKTKKIKIQWFFRPREISKFLSGIEIYYNELFFAVGEGTGLTNINPLESIIGKCNIVCISKDARNPQPSDEAIRSADFVFRRYFDVGQRKVLDEIDDKMAGMEG